A DNA window from Taeniopygia guttata chromosome 8, bTaeGut7.mat, whole genome shotgun sequence contains the following coding sequences:
- the RNPC3 gene encoding RNA-binding region-containing protein 3, with amino-acid sequence MAAPGAEELRPGGPGPAGGQGLGPGLGLGLGPGLGPVPPHPVPPHPGVSRRRGRTLLVRHLPAELTAAEKEDLLQHFGAVSVRVLSDHGRLKHTAFATFPSENAAAKALSRLHQLKLLGHTLVVEFAKEQESAQVLSQPSVSDKCKSLEEPVKEEEKIEPSCVKIENGIAPNHGLTFPINSCLKYLYPPPSSAILANIANALASVPKFYVQVLHLMNKMNLPPPFGPITARPPMYEEYLPVPVPPPPIPPLPPEEPPLPEEEEGLSSGDESEYESDNDEEKERMTKLMELATLQPKRPINTKKRGVRKKQRIKDMLNVPVCTSHSNSHPTLSPSDVFEQLQHVGHKKIEFHISTEIPAVQINSEKEEKSDLHATTEEINNTGFGRIFPAPSSNDKMETEEEDDEIPSEFISRKDLEKNRLSREEMEKYSVFKNYEPGDPNCRIYVKNLAKQVQEKDLKFIFGRYVDFQSEVERNMFDIRLMKEGRMKGQAFIGLPNEKAAAKALKEANGYVLFEKPMVVQFARSARPKQDANEGKRKK; translated from the exons ACGCTGCTGGTGCGGCACCTGCCCGCCGAGCTGACGGCGGCGGAGAAGGAGGATCTGCTGCAGCACTTCGGGGCCGTGTCTGTGCGCGTCCTGTCCGACCACGGGCGGCTG aaacATACTGCTTTTGCCACCTTTCCAAGTGAAAATGCAGCTGCAAAG GCTTTATCAAGATTGCATCAGCTGAAACTTTTGGGTCACACGTTAGTTGTTGAATTTGCGAAGGAGCAAGAGAGTGCACAGGTACTTAGCCAGCCTTCTGTCTCAGACAAGTGCAAAAG tttagAAGAACCAGtgaaagaagaagagaagatagAACCAAGCTGTGTTAAAATAGAGAATGGAATTGCACCCAACCATGG cctcaCCTTTCCCATCAATTCTTGCCTCAAATATTTGTATCCACCACCTTCAAGTGCAATTCTAGCAAATATAGCAAATGCCTTGGCAAGTGTGCCCAAATTTTATGTCCAG GTACTCCATCTGATGAATAAAATGAATCTTCCTCCACCTTTTGGACCAATCACTGCTCGCCCTCCCATg TACGAAGAATATTTACCAGTGCCTGTGCCACCTCCCCCAATCCCACCTCTGCCTCCTGAAGAGCCTCCTTTGcctgaagaggaagaaggacTGTCTAGTGGGGATGAATCAGAATATGAAAGTGATAATGATGAGGAAAAGGAGAG AATGACCAAGTTGATGGAATTGGCAACCCTTCAGCCTAAAAGACCAATAAACACAAAGAAACGTGGTGttagaaaaaagcaaagaattaaagACATGTTGAATGTTCCTGTGTGTACTTCCCACAG TAACTCGCACCCTACACTGTCACCTTCAGATGTCtttgagcagctccagcacgTAGGTCATAAAAAAATAGAGTTTCATATTAGTACTGAGATCCCAGCTGTTCAGATAAACTcggaaaaagaagaaaaaagtg ATCTTCATGCAACCACGGAAGAAATCAATAATACAGGCTTTGGAAGGATTTTCCCAGCTCCTAGCTCGAATGATAAAATGGAAACTGAAGAGGAGGATGATGAAATACCATCAGAATTTATTTCTAGAAAGGATCTAGAAAAAAATAGACTTTCTAGAGAAG aaatggaaaagtattctgttttcaaaaactATGAGCCAGGTGATCCAAATTGCAGGATATATGTGAAGAATTTAGCTAAACAAGTTCAAGAAAAG GATCTTAAGTTCATTTTTGGAAGATATGTTGATTTCCAGTCAGAGGTGGAACGCAATAT GTTTGATATCCGTTTGATGAAAGAAGGCCGGATGAAGGGGCAGGCTTTCATTGGACTTCCCAATGAGAAAGCAGCTGCCAAAGCACTGAAAGAAGCAAATGGCTATGTCTTATTTGAAAAACCCATGGTAGTT CAATTTGCTCGTTCAGCTAGACCAAAACAAGATGCCAAcgaagggaaaagaaaaaagtaa